One window of the Xiphophorus hellerii strain 12219 chromosome 15, Xiphophorus_hellerii-4.1, whole genome shotgun sequence genome contains the following:
- the LOC116734296 gene encoding uncharacterized protein LOC116734296 produces the protein MISIFRSAAEKSLSVQRLMDGQEMLVLVLVLVVVLQFEGTRGGEIHLYHREGENVVLPSERSSSYYTCSNIDWLYSRDGRTTNTEVGNGKVIQSSLRASRLKMDSSCSLIINTITADDAGLYTCIHGSGPSSDHFVYLNVLTISDADPTKGYFTLQCSLWRYGNLGPCPEKSFLWLDETGTELISKIDALSSGQRCFSSLTVKHQSDTNTRFTCQFIEGNKVQVEAQYTAVHLYHRAGDEAVLPCNRPSSSDSCSSVNWTYKKNDNMNKEQEVPRSASLDRICSLIINITAEDAGRYRCRYNTYVYLNMLIISPQDADPTNDDFTLQCSLFRYRSGSCPDKSLLWVDETGSELTGEGDGYKFRGQIRCVSRLTVNLQSSRRFTCKFVEGNEVKIEAQYGSEGPPASSPLSFIMSTLKITGLILMVGITVGIIRTRGRKKPQKDINVRVAVDDDTVNYENDGERSAAAALH, from the exons ATGATCAGTATTTTCAGatcagcagcagagaaaagtcTCTCAGTTCAGCGGCTGATGGACGGACAGGagatgttggttctggttctggttctggtcgttGTGCTTCAGTTTGAAG gaacCAGAGGAGGAGAAATTCATCTCTATCACAGAGAAGGAGAAAATGTTGTTCTACCTTCAGAGAGATCTTCATCATATTACACATGCTCTAATATTGACTGGCTTTACAGCAGAGATGGAAGAACAACTAACACAGAGGTTGGAAATGGAAAAGTTATTCAGAGTTCACTTCGAGCTTCCAGGTTAAAAATGGACAGTAGCTGCTCTCTGATCATCAACACCATCACTGCTGATGATGCTGGACTTTACACCTGTATACATGGTTCAGGACCCTCCTCAGATCATTTTGTCTATCTGAATGTTTTAACCA tttcagACGCTGATCCAACAAAGGGATATTTCACATTACAATGTTCTCTGTGGAGATACGGTAACCTGGGTCCTTGTCCAGAGAAAAGTTTCCTCTGGTTGGATGAGACAGGAACTGAACTGATCAGTAAAATCGATGCTCTCAGCTCAggacaaagatgtttttcttctctaacTGTGAAGCATCAGAGCGACACCAACACAAGATTCACCTGCCAGTTTATTGAAGGAAACAAAGTGCAGGTTGAAGCTCAATACACAGCag TCCATCTCTACCACAGAGCAGGAGATGAAGCTGTTCTACCCTGTAACAGACCTTCATCATCCGACTCATGTTCCTCTGTTAACTGGACTTAtaagaaaaatgacaacatgAACAAGGAACAGGAAGTTCCTCGTTCTGCCAGTTTGGACAGAATCTGTTCTCTGATCATCAACATCACAGCTGAGGATGCTGGACGTTACCGCTGCAGATATAATACATATGTGTATCTAAACATGCTGATCA tctcTCCACAAGATGCTGATCCAACAAATGATGATTTCACATTACAGTGTTCTCTGTTCAGATACAGATCAGGTTCATGTCCAGATAAAAGTCTCCTCTGGGTGGACGAGACAGGAAGTGAACTGACTGGTGAAGGTGATGGATATAAGTTTAGAGGACAGATCCGTTGTGTTTCTCGTCTGACTGTGAATcttcagagcagcagaagatTCACCTGCAAGTTTGTTGAAGGAAACGAAGTGAAGATAGAAGCTCAGTATGGATCTGAAG GCCCCCCCGCCTCGTCTCCTCTGAGCTTCATCATGTCGACTCTGAAGATCACAGGACTGATCCTGATGGTTGGAATCACTGTTGGTATCATCAGAACCAGAG GGAGAAAAAAGCCTCAGAAAGACATTAAT gttcGTGTTGCTGTTGATGACGACACAGTGAATTATGAAAATGATGGAGAACGTTCTGCTGCCGCCGCGCTCCACTGA